Proteins from a single region of Methanotorris igneus Kol 5:
- a CDS encoding DUF2209 domain-containing protein → MLGIDISGRHEVYGKFLRLYAGILAEISADRVIHVEKIEVHYSESTTQTPKDIIKEVKELMSKIKGNYDYIVCEKGEFFRIPKEHVSSLLGKEVIHPKTLGELELINIAHHVSYSCRKLLLKELDLNNGESE, encoded by the coding sequence GTGCTTGGGATAGATATATCTGGAAGACATGAAGTATATGGGAAATTCTTAAGGCTCTACGCAGGGATTTTGGCTGAGATATCAGCAGATAGAGTAATACATGTCGAAAAGATTGAGGTGCATTACTCAGAGAGTACAACACAGACACCAAAGGATATAATAAAAGAGGTTAAAGAATTAATGAGTAAAATAAAAGGAAATTATGACTATATTGTTTGTGAAAAGGGGGAATTTTTTAGAATCCCAAAAGAACATGTTTCCAGTTTGTTGGGGAAAGAGGTAATTCATCCAAAAACATTGGGGGAGTTAGAGCTAATAAATATTGCTCACCATGTATCATACTCATGTAGAAAATTATTGTTGAAGGAATTAGATTTGAACAATGGAGAATCAGAATGA
- a CDS encoding CBS domain-containing protein, producing MFFKKLSTIERIYNIGLELNHLSEIFEKITKFLIEFEEDIIKTYASSVLNEITVEDIMTKNVLTVPEDMDLEKFEKHIREHKHLGYPVVDKDDNILGIVTFNDLKKIGRELFKKFKVKDVMTPEDKLITVSPKTSAADVQKIMWKNDIGRVLVVDEDNNLLGIVTKSDLLRASVILLNEMPKITECKHITNFYFYDSDMSKVNKLADDMVVLLGARGYAVSEKEGYIEIQTRDWEPLAKIMKSKNRVDHISITTKTLNILDEKIVKEIIDLIEKYSFEEIIITDHITLINERSCIMRIITDITSFRESKKTFGTVTIRIDF from the coding sequence ATGTTTTTTAAAAAACTATCAACAATTGAAAGGATATATAACATTGGATTGGAACTGAACCATTTGAGTGAAATCTTTGAAAAAATAACCAAGTTTCTAATAGAGTTTGAAGAAGATATAATAAAAACATATGCATCGAGTGTCCTAAATGAGATAACAGTAGAGGACATAATGACAAAAAATGTTTTGACCGTTCCAGAAGATATGGACTTGGAAAAATTTGAAAAACATATTAGAGAACATAAGCATTTGGGTTATCCTGTTGTTGATAAAGATGACAACATTCTTGGTATTGTCACCTTCAATGATTTAAAAAAGATTGGAAGGGAATTATTTAAAAAATTTAAAGTTAAAGATGTAATGACTCCTGAGGACAAGTTAATAACCGTATCTCCAAAAACAAGTGCAGCAGATGTCCAAAAAATCATGTGGAAGAATGATATTGGGAGGGTATTGGTTGTTGATGAGGATAACAATTTACTGGGAATTGTAACTAAAAGTGACTTGTTGAGGGCATCAGTGATTCTACTAAATGAAATGCCAAAAATAACAGAATGCAAACACATAACAAACTTCTATTTTTACGATAGTGATATGTCAAAGGTAAATAAACTTGCTGATGATATGGTTGTATTGCTTGGTGCGAGGGGATATGCTGTATCAGAAAAAGAAGGGTATATTGAAATACAAACAAGAGATTGGGAACCACTTGCAAAAATAATGAAGAGCAAGAATAGAGTAGATCATATCTCAATAACAACAAAAACATTAAACATACTTGACGAAAAAATTGTTAAAGAAATCATAGACCTCATTGAAAAATATTCATTTGAAGAGATTATAATAACCGACCACATAACATTAATTAATGAGAGGTCTTGCATTATGAGGATAATAACTGATATAACATCATTTAGAGAAAGCAAAAAGACCTTTGGAACTGTAACCATTAGAATAGACTTCTAA
- a CDS encoding nicotinamide-nucleotide adenylyltransferase has translation MRGFIIGRFQPFHNGHLNVIKKISKEVDELIIGIGSAQKSHTLDNPFTAGERIMMITKTLKNFDFQYYVIPINDIEFNAIWVSYVEALTPPFDVVYSGNSLVRELFEERGYMVKKPEMFNRKEYSGTEIRRRMLNGEEWEPLVPKEVAEVIKEIRGVERLIRLSEKDY, from the coding sequence ATGAGAGGTTTTATTATTGGGAGGTTCCAACCATTCCACAATGGACATTTAAATGTTATAAAGAAGATATCTAAGGAAGTGGATGAGCTGATAATAGGTATCGGAAGTGCTCAAAAAAGCCACACCCTTGATAACCCATTTACTGCAGGAGAGAGAATAATGATGATAACAAAAACATTGAAAAATTTTGATTTTCAATATTATGTAATCCCAATAAATGATATTGAGTTCAATGCAATCTGGGTCTCTTATGTTGAGGCGTTAACACCTCCTTTTGACGTGGTTTACTCAGGAAATTCACTTGTTAGGGAGTTATTTGAGGAGAGAGGATATATGGTTAAAAAACCAGAGATGTTTAACAGAAAAGAATACTCTGGAACTGAGATTAGGAGAAGGATGTTAAATGGAGAAGAATGGGAACCTTTAGTTCCAAAGGAGGTTGCTGAAGTTATAAAAGAAATAAGAGGAGTCGAGAGGCTAATTAGGTTGAGTGAAAAGGACTATTAA
- a CDS encoding DUF2097 domain-containing protein — protein sequence MKGHFAPKMCIEKEVDPEEILEYMHKNIEEGDYIEVYFGRVHVEGTVVVASDGFFRVDTDNDLLGTLEFDVSSIIDDLIELVHIKEDNAEEKIILRVKG from the coding sequence ATGAAAGGGCATTTTGCACCAAAAATGTGTATTGAAAAGGAAGTTGATCCCGAAGAAATTCTAGAGTATATGCACAAGAATATTGAAGAAGGGGATTACATTGAAGTGTATTTTGGTAGGGTCCATGTTGAAGGGACTGTAGTGGTTGCAAGTGATGGATTCTTTAGAGTTGATACAGACAACGACCTCTTGGGGACTTTGGAGTTTGATGTTTCATCAATTATTGATGATTTAATAGAATTAGTGCATATAAAAGAGGATAACGCAGAGGAGAAAATTATTTTAAGAGTAAAAGGGTAA
- a CDS encoding cobalt-precorrin-8 methylmutase produces MGAITKEGISIAEKSREIVKNKIRNVLGDKINSYSKEELSIIERVVHATADEEYAKLIYFKDNAVEEGVKAIKENKPIVVDINMIKAGIRYNNTYCFINDRKTYELAQKEQITRAVASIRIAKDLIDDGIVVIGNAPTALLEVIRMINEENIKPRVVIGVPVGFVQASESKELLRKTDVPSITTIGPKGGTPVAVSIINGIIAMSRDERV; encoded by the coding sequence ATGGGAGCAATAACAAAAGAGGGAATAAGCATTGCCGAAAAATCCAGAGAAATCGTAAAGAATAAAATAAGGAATGTTTTAGGGGATAAAATAAATAGTTACTCAAAAGAAGAATTAAGCATTATTGAGAGGGTAGTCCACGCAACTGCTGATGAGGAATACGCAAAGTTGATATATTTTAAAGATAATGCAGTAGAGGAAGGAGTCAAAGCAATAAAAGAAAACAAGCCCATAGTAGTAGATATAAACATGATAAAAGCGGGAATAAGATACAATAATACATATTGTTTTATAAATGATAGAAAAACTTATGAACTTGCACAGAAAGAACAAATCACAAGGGCAGTGGCCTCAATAAGGATTGCAAAAGATTTGATAGATGACGGGATTGTTGTTATTGGAAATGCCCCAACTGCATTGTTGGAAGTTATAAGGATGATCAATGAAGAGAATATAAAGCCAAGAGTTGTTATTGGAGTTCCCGTAGGTTTTGTTCAGGCGAGTGAATCGAAAGAACTGCTGAGGAAAACTGATGTTCCTTCAATAACAACCATAGGACCAAAGGGAGGAACACCAGTGGCAGTTTCAATAATCAATGGAATTATAGCAATGAGTAGGGATGAGAGAGTTTAG
- the thiI gene encoding tRNA uracil 4-sulfurtransferase ThiI: protein MEKIIVRYGEIGTKSKQTRKRFEELLAKSIRKLLQKYDIHPDVSILHTRLLVEVNKEDFEKTLELLRKVPGISSFSPCVECKLDIDNIVKTAKRVVKDKLKSIDKDEITFAVKTQRVQKYFPLTSPEINSIVGEKIIEEFGLKVDLKNPDILVEIEVLKDRAFIFTERIRGIGGLPVGTQGNVLVLMSDGIDSPVAAYLMIRRGCNATLLHLKLSEEGLKKTRKLAGILSDYDCDLRFVVKDFRDELKSIKENLKKLDKEEYTCIFCKRTMLKIAEKYAKDLGCDAIVTGDNLGQVASQTLKNLRAISEGIELPILRPLIGMDKNEIIEIAKEIGTFEISTSKEIKCFAVPKYPVTKANIEKIKEIEKELKIRGH, encoded by the coding sequence TTGGAAAAGATTATTGTTAGATACGGTGAAATTGGGACAAAGTCAAAACAAACAAGGAAGAGATTTGAGGAACTCCTTGCAAAGAGTATAAGAAAACTCCTTCAAAAATATGATATACACCCAGATGTTAGTATATTGCACACAAGGTTATTAGTAGAGGTTAATAAGGAAGATTTTGAAAAAACTCTTGAATTACTAAGAAAAGTTCCTGGAATAAGTTCATTTAGCCCATGTGTCGAGTGTAAGTTGGATATTGACAACATTGTAAAAACTGCAAAGAGAGTTGTTAAGGATAAACTAAAATCCATTGATAAAGATGAGATAACTTTTGCAGTAAAAACACAGAGAGTTCAGAAATACTTCCCATTAACATCCCCTGAAATAAATAGTATTGTTGGAGAGAAAATCATAGAGGAGTTTGGATTAAAAGTTGATTTAAAAAATCCTGACATACTCGTTGAAATAGAAGTTTTAAAGGATAGAGCATTTATTTTCACAGAAAGAATTAGAGGTATTGGTGGATTACCAGTAGGAACTCAAGGGAATGTATTGGTTTTAATGTCTGATGGTATTGACAGCCCTGTTGCTGCATATCTAATGATAAGAAGAGGGTGCAACGCTACGTTGTTACATTTAAAGTTATCAGAAGAAGGGCTTAAAAAGACAAGAAAACTTGCAGGTATTTTAAGTGATTATGATTGTGATTTGAGGTTTGTAGTGAAAGACTTTAGAGATGAGTTGAAAAGTATAAAAGAGAATCTTAAAAAGCTCGACAAGGAAGAGTACACCTGTATATTCTGCAAGAGAACTATGTTAAAAATAGCGGAGAAATATGCAAAAGATTTGGGCTGTGATGCTATCGTTACAGGAGATAATTTGGGACAAGTGGCATCTCAAACCTTAAAGAATTTAAGGGCTATAAGTGAAGGAATTGAATTGCCCATATTGAGACCTTTGATTGGAATGGACAAAAATGAAATAATAGAGATTGCAAAAGAAATAGGAACTTTTGAGATTTCAACAAGTAAAGAGATTAAATGTTTTGCAGTTCCAAAATATCCTGTAACAAAAGCAAATATTGAAAAGATTAAGGAAATTGAAAAAGAATTAAAAATAAGAGGACATTGA
- the cbiQ gene encoding cobalt ECF transporter T component CbiQ, which translates to MHISLSSLERENFKDSIIHKLDARVKLVLTLLIIFYITVYNNVFAMLLVEGYLIFLIILSRLSLLYMFKRIALILPFGGTIALFQPFIKGDTVIYCLFGMPIYQEGLTFGIILFLKVLVSVTGIVLLSSTTPMYEVINAARKLGLPKIMAMLLGLMVRYLFVMYDVLENTIKAQKSRGFNRKNLSYKKILHIFGYTVGNLFLRAYEQGEKTYLAMLSRCYSNESDLFLHKKKIGVEDLAMILITIIVLALGVFLF; encoded by the coding sequence ATGCATATTTCATTATCATCACTTGAAAGGGAAAATTTTAAAGATAGTATAATCCACAAATTGGATGCGAGAGTTAAATTAGTTTTGACGCTCCTCATTATTTTTTATATAACCGTTTACAACAACGTATTTGCAATGTTGTTGGTTGAGGGTTATTTAATATTTCTAATAATATTGTCAAGATTATCTTTACTCTATATGTTTAAAAGAATAGCTCTTATATTGCCGTTTGGGGGAACCATTGCACTATTTCAACCATTTATTAAGGGGGATACTGTAATCTATTGCTTATTTGGCATGCCAATATATCAAGAAGGATTAACGTTTGGAATAATATTATTTCTAAAGGTCTTAGTTAGTGTCACAGGTATTGTTTTGCTATCTTCAACAACACCTATGTATGAGGTTATAAATGCAGCGAGAAAGTTGGGGCTTCCAAAGATTATGGCTATGCTCTTGGGGTTGATGGTGAGATATTTGTTTGTGATGTATGATGTCCTTGAAAACACAATAAAAGCACAAAAATCAAGGGGATTTAATAGAAAAAACTTATCCTACAAAAAAATACTCCATATATTCGGTTATACTGTAGGAAATTTGTTTTTAAGAGCTTATGAGCAGGGAGAAAAAACATACCTTGCAATGTTATCAAGATGCTATTCAAATGAATCAGATTTATTTTTACATAAAAAGAAAATTGGGGTTGAGGATCTTGCAATGATACTAATAACTATCATAGTTTTAGCTTTGGGTGTCTTTTTATTTTAA
- a CDS encoding PDGLE domain-containing protein translates to MDNKKILLYGLVISLIIGVLAPFLACPNPDGLESTAEKIINEKTLHHNLQQIGLEEEGTVVPSPMPDYSIEGMGKVGEVIAMIVGIIIILAVAYGITVAIAKKN, encoded by the coding sequence ATGGACAACAAAAAAATTTTGTTGTATGGATTGGTAATATCTTTAATAATTGGTGTTTTGGCACCGTTCTTAGCATGTCCAAACCCAGATGGGTTAGAGAGTACGGCTGAGAAGATTATAAATGAAAAGACATTGCATCACAACCTTCAACAAATTGGTTTAGAGGAAGAGGGAACCGTTGTCCCATCTCCAATGCCAGATTACTCAATTGAAGGTATGGGTAAAGTTGGAGAGGTTATAGCAATGATTGTCGGGATTATAATAATATTGGCTGTTGCTTATGGGATAACTGTTGCTATTGCAAAGAAAAACTAA
- the cbiM gene encoding cobalt transporter CbiM, with protein sequence MHIPDGFMPLWECGVFWLISLAFIAMSLKWASKELDEKKVPLFAALAAGIFAIQAMNMPIPWGTSGHMVGGALTAIIFDSPWAGVLMLTLVLIVQGVFFADGGLLVMGANIFNMGIIGSFVGYYVFKALKNIGTPIAAFVAGWASLFLSAIVCAIEMAIAGTFPLDKGLYYMGLYHACIGIIEGAITAIVIAYLSNVKPDLIGAKSTVNE encoded by the coding sequence ATGCACATACCAGATGGATTTATGCCACTATGGGAATGCGGTGTTTTTTGGTTGATATCTTTGGCATTTATTGCGATGTCCTTAAAGTGGGCATCAAAAGAGCTTGATGAGAAAAAAGTTCCATTGTTCGCTGCTTTAGCAGCAGGTATCTTTGCTATTCAAGCAATGAACATGCCAATTCCATGGGGTACAAGTGGACATATGGTTGGTGGGGCTTTAACTGCAATAATATTTGACAGTCCATGGGCTGGAGTTTTAATGTTGACATTGGTTTTAATTGTTCAAGGTGTTTTCTTCGCAGATGGTGGATTGTTGGTTATGGGTGCAAACATCTTTAACATGGGAATTATTGGTAGTTTTGTAGGTTACTACGTATTTAAAGCATTGAAAAACATTGGAACTCCAATCGCTGCATTTGTTGCAGGATGGGCAAGCTTGTTCTTATCTGCAATAGTATGTGCAATAGAGATGGCAATCGCTGGAACATTCCCATTGGACAAAGGTCTCTACTACATGGGTCTCTACCACGCATGTATTGGAATAATTGAAGGGGCAATAACAGCAATAGTCATAGCATACCTCTCAAATGTAAAACCTGATTTAATTGGGGCAAAATCAACTGTCAATGAATAA
- a CDS encoding transposase — MSGRKTKRKGYWKAYDKRFKIFNIKYTYDFVSFIINILLPYKEKRKVGRPLAISYNEYIATLIIKHIFRISLRDLETLSDYLHKKHIDSSTYGKAFQRIKISDLTKIIVGLHLIIANSLKSSVIIYIADSTGVHLLRVYCERIRVVNNEIKKVKYRVFDKMHVLACYYKDYGLISIVMVKWDNGYSSDSKNLLKMIKSLDFVKGAIILLDGGYDDEDLLRELLSIDLIPIVKTKEFKWDYGISKIRKKVKKLFDKKLYKIRGVIEAIFGGLKTKFRLTLNEKLPESRCRATLAVAIVHNILTLMRVISIRE, encoded by the coding sequence ATGAGCGGCAGAAAAACCAAAAGAAAAGGATACTGGAAAGCCTACGATAAGAGGTTTAAGATATTCAATATTAAGTACACTTATGATTTTGTTTCATTTATTATAAATATTTTACTTCCATATAAAGAAAAACGCAAAGTAGGAAGGCCTTTAGCTATAAGTTACAATGAATATATAGCTACTCTAATAATAAAACACATTTTTAGAATTAGTTTAAGAGATTTAGAAACTCTTTCCGATTATTTACATAAAAAGCATATAGATAGCTCCACATACGGAAAAGCTTTTCAGAGGATTAAAATAAGCGATTTAACTAAAATAATCGTTGGATTACACTTAATTATTGCTAATTCGTTAAAATCATCGGTTATAATTTACATAGCTGATTCCACTGGAGTCCATTTATTAAGAGTGTATTGTGAAAGAATCAGAGTTGTGAATAATGAAATAAAAAAGGTAAAGTATCGGGTTTTTGACAAAATGCACGTATTAGCTTGCTATTATAAAGATTATGGATTAATTTCGATTGTTATGGTAAAATGGGATAATGGATATAGTTCAGACAGTAAAAACTTACTAAAAATGATAAAATCTTTAGATTTTGTGAAAGGTGCGATAATATTGTTGGATGGTGGTTACGATGATGAAGATTTACTTAGAGAGTTGTTATCCATAGACCTCATTCCAATAGTTAAAACAAAAGAGTTTAAATGGGATTACGGTATTTCTAAAATCAGAAAGAAAGTTAAAAAATTGTTTGATAAGAAACTGTATAAAATTAGAGGGGTAATAGAAGCGATATTTGGAGGGCTAAAAACTAAATTTAGATTAACTCTAAATGAAAAACTACCTGAAAGTAGATGTAGAGCTACTTTAGCAGTAGCAATCGTTCATAATATTTTAACACTAATGAGAGTTATTAGTATTAGAGAGTAA